The following proteins come from a genomic window of Theileria equi strain WA chromosome 2 map unlocalized gcontig_1105316255037, whole genome shotgun sequence:
- a CDS encoding conserved hypothetical protein (encoded by transcript BEWA_044050A) produces MVGAEIGVPVNWVQLNESQWYKVETSKNYTYYYNRETKESSWEIPNLEVKEAESTPEPKDEIPQAHIDEYKALIKSFNLPNHAQFEQILPRLLTNEVFTRIPQAHRKRLFNSIRRELLEERTRNTADDANLVRNIQIEQLKKEEKRQRELEHLVNTASKYRIKNGGNKEKSDSNGHSRGIHAQEMAETAFMSLLHEKVKQPFCNGRVEPIPYELIDSDPRSKSEYLKNKQEIYRKFTDKFLDARIELFDEKLQQLPDSCLNSDLKKKQQLMESFKVMLRQTISYKSGDKKKILEESKKTLSQDQRYQRLEGFPKERDDLILEWLSELEENHRNVKSIVLEDE; encoded by the exons ATGGTAGGTGCCGAAATTGGCGTACCTGTCAACTGGGTACAGCTAAACGAATCGCAATG GTACAAGGTGGAAACATCGAAAAATTATACCTACTACTATAATAGGGAAACAAAGGAG TCTTCTTGGGAAATACCAAATTTAGAAGTCAAGGAAGCGGAGTCTACTCCAGAACCGAAAGATGAGATTCCGCAGGCTCATATAGACGAATACAAGGCACTAATTAAAAGTTTTAATCTGCCTAACCATGCCCAGTTTGAGCAG ATCCTTCCACGGCTGTTAACCAACGAAGTATTCACCAGGATACCTCAGGCACATAGAAAACGGCTCTTTAACTCCATACGCAGAGAACTACTCGAGGAACGTACTAGGAATACTGCAGATGATGCCAATCTGGTACGTAATATCCAAATTGAGCAGCtcaaaaaggaagaaaaaaGACAACGAGAACTTGAACATTTGGTAAATACAGCTTCAAAATATCGCATTAAAAATGGTGGAAACAAAGAAAAATCTGATAGTAATGGTCACTCTAGGGGTATCCATGCGCAGGAAATGGCAGAAACGGCCTTCATGAGTCTGCTCCATGAGAAGGTCAAGCAACCATTTTGCAATGGAAGAGTCGAGCCAATACCATATGAATTGATTGATTCTGACCCTCGCAGTAAAAGCGAGTATTTGAAGAATAAACAGGAGATTTATCGTAAATTCACAGACAAATTCCTGGACGCCAGAATAGAGCTGTTTGACGAAAAATTGCAACAACTTCCAGACTCATGTTTAAACTCGGACCTTAAAAAG AAACAACAACTCATGGAGTCCTTCAAGGTCATGCTAAGACAGACGATCTCGTACAAGAGCGGAGACAAGAAGAAGATTCTAGAAGAATCCAAGAAGACCCTTTCCCAAGATCAAAG GTACCAGAGACTGGAAGGATTCCCCAAGGAACGAGATGACCTTATACTCGAATGGTTGAG TGAACTGGAAGAAAACCACAGAAATGTTAAATCTATTGTGTTAGAAGATGAATAA